The DNA window CGCCCGGAACCGGCCCGCCCGCAGCCGCCACACCAGCAGCCACGCGAAGGCGAGCGCAGTCAGTCCCATCGCGGCCGAGCTGACGACAGGCACGTACGGGCCGACGAACTCCACCGAGCCGTAGTTCAGCAGGACCTCGCCCCGCCAGCCGAAGTGCCGGGCCACATGGAACACGAGAGCCCCGACCGACTCGACCTCGGTGCCCCGGTCGCGCTGGAAGGTGAGGAAGGCGAGGGCGCCCGGCATCGTCGCGCAGAACGCCACCACCAGAACCGCCCCCGCCCCGGCCGCGGCCGTCCAGGCCGAGCGGGTCGCGCGCCCCCGTGCCGTGCCCGCGAGCAGCAGCACCGGCCACACCTTCAACAGCGCGCCGAGGCCCGCGAGCGCCCCCAGGACGCGCGGATGGCGCGCGCCCGCCAGCAGGGCAGCCACGGCGACGGCGGTGACCATCACGTCGTACCGGGCGTACGCCGTCGGGCCGAGCAGCGGCACACCGGCCACCCACACCCACGCGCCCGCGAGCCGCTTGCCGGGGCGTCGCCCGGCGTACAGCAGCAGGCCGGTGACCAGGGCGTCCGCCAGGCAGACCAGGACGAAGAAGGCCGTCGCGTAGCCGAGGAAGGGCAGCAGGGCGGGGGAGAGGACCGGGAGGGCGGCGGCGGGCGGGTACTGCCAGGTGATGTCGTCCAGGGGGAAGGTCCCGGTGCGCAGGATCTCGTACCAGCCCTGGTAGATCACCGAGACGTCACTCGTCACGTCGGGGCCGGGCACGGCGAGCACCTTGAAGACGCACAGCAGCAGCACGGTCCGGGTGAGCACCCACACCGCGACCGGCATCCCCACCGTGATGGGCTTTGTACTGGCTGCGCCCGTCATGACCACCCTCGTCCGTTTCCTGCGTGACTGAGGGAGTCATGATGCAGGGCCGGACTGTGCGAGCCAAGGAGCTGGGCCGTTCGGTACTGTCGGCGGCGATGGACAAGACCCTGATCGTGACCAATGACTTTCCGCCCCGCCCCGGCGGCATCCAGGCGTTCCTGCACAACATGGCGCTGCGCCTGGACCCCGAGCGGCTCGTCGTCTACGCCTCCACCTGGAAGCGCGGCAGCGAGGGCGCGCAGGCGACCGCGGACTTCGACGCCGAGCAGCCGTTCACCGTCGTACGCGACCGGACGACCATGCTGCTGCCGACGCCGCGCGTCAGCCGCCGCGCGGCCGGGCTGCTGCGCGAACACGGCTGTACGTCCGTGTGGTTCGGGGCGGCCGCGCCGCTCGGGCTGATGGCACCGGCACTGCGCAGGGCGGGCGCGAAGCGGATCGTCGCCACCACGCACGGCCACGAGGCGGGCTGGGCCCAGCTGCCCGCCTCCCGGCAGCTGCTGCGCAGGATCGGCGAGGGCACGGACACGATCACCTATCTCGGTGAGTACACCCGCTCGCGGATCGCGGCGGCGCTCACCCCGCAGGCCGCCGCGCGCATGGTCCAACTGCCGCCGGGCGTCGACGAGAAGACCTTCCACCCCGGCTCGGGCGGCGACGCCGTGCGTGAGCGGCTCGGGCTCACCGACCGCCCCGTGGTGGTGTGCGTGTCCCGGCTGGTGCCCCGCAAGGGCCAGGACACGCTGATCCTGGCGATGCCCCGCATCCTGCGCGAGGTGCCGGACGCGGTGCTGCTGGTCGTCGGCGGCGGACCGTACGCCGGGGAGCTGAGGAAGCTGACCGCC is part of the Streptomyces agglomeratus genome and encodes:
- a CDS encoding glycosyltransferase family 4 protein, with amino-acid sequence MDKTLIVTNDFPPRPGGIQAFLHNMALRLDPERLVVYASTWKRGSEGAQATADFDAEQPFTVVRDRTTMLLPTPRVSRRAAGLLREHGCTSVWFGAAAPLGLMAPALRRAGAKRIVATTHGHEAGWAQLPASRQLLRRIGEGTDTITYLGEYTRSRIAAALTPQAAARMVQLPPGVDEKTFHPGSGGDAVRERLGLTDRPVVVCVSRLVPRKGQDTLILAMPRILREVPDAVLLVVGGGPYAGELRKLTAETGVADSVRFTGPVPWAELPAHFGAGDVFAMPCRTRRGGLDVEGLGIVYLEASATGLPVVAGDSGGAPDAVLDGETGWVVRGGPAAVAADESADRIVTLLGDPELRRRMGERGREWVEEKWRWDLLAEKLKTLL
- a CDS encoding glycosyltransferase 87 family protein, translating into MTGAASTKPITVGMPVAVWVLTRTVLLLCVFKVLAVPGPDVTSDVSVIYQGWYEILRTGTFPLDDITWQYPPAAALPVLSPALLPFLGYATAFFVLVCLADALVTGLLLYAGRRPGKRLAGAWVWVAGVPLLGPTAYARYDVMVTAVAVAALLAGARHPRVLGALAGLGALLKVWPVLLLAGTARGRATRSAWTAAAGAGAVLVVAFCATMPGALAFLTFQRDRGTEVESVGALVFHVARHFGWRGEVLLNYGSVEFVGPYVPVVSSAAMGLTALAFAWLLVWRLRAGRFRASTPCDAAFASVLLFTATSRVISPQYLVWLVGLAAACLVFRGSRMGRPALLVLAATGVTFLEFPVWFSHVVTSDALGVLLLLVRNGLLVAATLIACRRLWRDTVPEPRGGDTGALPAQRAGVVDRDPAAPGSAPRTQDGPGTAELRRFLRPADCAGTPAIAP